A portion of the Flavobacterium limnophilum genome contains these proteins:
- a CDS encoding DUF4290 domain-containing protein, with amino-acid sequence MNSKYIKENSNDVVHHLEYNAERSHLIIPEYGRHLQKLIDQATAIEDREERNKAAKYIIQVMGSLNPHLRDVPDFQHKLWDQLFIMSDFRLDVESPYPVPTREVLQLKPDVLKYPQNFPKYRFYGNNIKYMIDVANKWEDGEMKNALVKVIANHMKKSYLSWNKDTVKDDVIFEHLYELSDGKLNLIQSTEELLTTTDLLRTNKRVSNKITPAGPPKIQSNKNLKVGKSNPAHKNQNRKPL; translated from the coding sequence ATGAATTCAAAATATATTAAAGAAAATTCTAACGATGTCGTGCATCATTTGGAATACAATGCCGAAAGATCGCATTTAATCATTCCGGAATACGGTCGTCATTTGCAAAAATTGATTGATCAAGCCACCGCTATCGAAGACCGGGAAGAACGAAACAAAGCGGCAAAATATATCATCCAAGTGATGGGAAGCCTGAATCCCCATTTGCGTGACGTTCCTGATTTTCAGCACAAATTATGGGATCAACTTTTTATAATGTCCGATTTTAGATTGGATGTGGAATCGCCTTATCCCGTTCCAACCCGCGAAGTATTGCAACTCAAACCCGATGTTTTGAAATATCCACAAAATTTTCCAAAGTATCGATTTTATGGCAACAACATCAAGTACATGATTGATGTGGCCAATAAATGGGAAGATGGCGAAATGAAAAATGCCTTGGTGAAAGTAATCGCCAATCACATGAAAAAATCCTATTTGAGTTGGAATAAAGACACCGTAAAAGATGACGTTATTTTTGAACATTTATACGAACTGTCCGATGGAAAACTCAATTTGATTCAAAGCACCGAAGAACTTTTGACCACCACGGATTTATTGCGAACCAACAAGAGGGTTTCCAATAAAATTACTCCAGCCGGTCCACCAAAAATTCAAAGCAACAAAAATCTAAAAGTAGGAAAATCAAATCCAGCACATAAAAACCAAAACAGAAAACCTTTGTAA
- the murA gene encoding UDP-N-acetylglucosamine 1-carboxyvinyltransferase has protein sequence MGVFKIEGGVSLKGEITPQGAKNEALQILCAVLLTPEKVTINNIPDIIDINKLITLLGNLGVKIQKNGPGSFTFQADEVNVGYLETEAFKKEGGSLRGSIMIVGPLLARFGKGYIPKPGGDKIGRRRLDTHFEGFINLGAKFRYNKEDHFYGVEATDGLIGADMLLDEASVTGTANIVMAAVLAKGTTTIYNAACEPYLQQLCKMMNAMGAKVSGIGSNLLTIEGVESLGGCAHRILPDMIEIGSWIGLAAMTRSEITIKDVSWENLGLIPSVFRKLGITLEKKGDDIYIPAHTDGYRVKTDIDGSILTISDAPWPGFTPDLLSIVLVVATQCKGDVLIHQKMFESRLFFVDKLIDMGAKIILCDPHRAVVIGHDFKSQLKATTMSSPDIRAGISLLIAALSAKGTSTIQNIEQIDRGYERIDERLRAIGAKIVRA, from the coding sequence ATGGGAGTTTTTAAAATAGAAGGAGGCGTAAGCCTAAAAGGTGAAATCACGCCACAAGGAGCGAAAAACGAAGCATTGCAAATTCTTTGTGCCGTATTGTTGACTCCTGAAAAAGTAACCATCAATAATATCCCAGATATCATCGACATCAACAAACTGATTACCCTTTTGGGGAATTTAGGTGTTAAAATTCAAAAAAATGGCCCAGGTTCTTTTACTTTTCAAGCTGACGAGGTAAATGTTGGTTATCTAGAAACGGAAGCTTTCAAGAAAGAAGGCGGTTCGCTCAGAGGTTCCATCATGATTGTTGGACCACTTTTGGCACGTTTCGGAAAAGGATATATTCCAAAACCGGGTGGCGATAAAATTGGGAGAAGAAGATTGGATACCCATTTTGAAGGATTCATCAATCTTGGAGCCAAATTCCGTTACAATAAAGAAGATCATTTTTATGGCGTGGAAGCTACTGATGGTTTAATCGGTGCCGATATGTTGTTGGACGAAGCTTCGGTAACGGGAACGGCAAATATTGTCATGGCTGCGGTTTTGGCCAAAGGAACAACAACCATTTACAACGCTGCTTGCGAACCTTATTTGCAACAATTGTGTAAAATGATGAATGCCATGGGAGCCAAGGTTTCGGGTATTGGATCAAACTTGTTGACTATCGAAGGTGTTGAAAGTTTGGGAGGTTGTGCACATAGAATTCTTCCCGACATGATTGAAATAGGAAGCTGGATAGGATTGGCGGCAATGACCAGAAGCGAAATCACCATTAAGGATGTAAGTTGGGAAAACTTGGGATTGATTCCAAGTGTTTTTAGAAAATTGGGAATTACTTTGGAGAAAAAAGGCGATGATATTTATATTCCTGCACATACTGATGGTTACCGAGTAAAAACGGATATTGATGGTTCGATTTTAACGATTTCAGATGCCCCTTGGCCTGGATTTACACCAGATTTATTGAGTATTGTTCTTGTGGTGGCAACGCAATGCAAAGGCGATGTACTTATTCACCAAAAAATGTTCGAAAGCCGTTTGTTTTTCGTCGATAAATTGATTGATATGGGAGCCAAAATTATTTTGTGTGATCCGCACAGAGCAGTTGTGATTGGTCACGATTTCAAATCACAACTCAAAGCAACTACGATGTCCTCGCCAGATATTCGTGCAGGAATCTCCTTGTTGATTGCAGCGCTTTCGGCAAAAGGAACCAGCACCATCCAAAACATTGAACAAATTGATAGAGGTTACGAACGTATTGACGAACGATTGAGAGCCATTGGTGCGAAAATAGTAAGAGCATAA